A region from the Benincasa hispida cultivar B227 chromosome 10, ASM972705v1, whole genome shotgun sequence genome encodes:
- the LOC120087851 gene encoding ELMO domain-containing protein A isoform X2, producing MPHDFALLFYNVDEDDIYWRRRRGDEELEWSHSSTHVILQLAQCFTNAMVGPRSWIVGLFNRSGNKKNDKFFQYPLSPLQEERLQRLQDRMHIPFDETCIDHQEALRALWDAAYPDIELKGMISEQWKEMGWQGPNPSTDFRGCGFISLENLLYFSRTFPASFRRLLLKEDGNRATWEYPFAVAGINVSFMLIQMLDLNSEKPRCLPGLNFLRLLGENEEAFDVLYCVAFELMDAQWLAMHASYMEFNEVLQVTRTQLERELSLEDVHRIQDLPAYNLLHQ from the exons GTTGATGAAGATGATATATATTGGAGACGTAGAAGGGGTGATGAAGAGTTAGAATGGTCACATAGTTCCACCCATGTAATTTTACAGCTAGCTCAATGTTTTA CTAATGCTATGGTTGGACCACGATCATGGATCGTAGGACTCTTCAATCGCTCAGGCAACAAAAAGAATGATAAGTTTTTTCAATATCCTTTGAGTCCTCTCCAG GAGGAAAGGCTTCAGAGGCTGCAAGACCGTATGCATATACCTTTCGATGAGACATGCATTGATCATCAA GAAGCTCTGAGAGCATTGTGGGATGCTGCTTATCCAGATATTGAGCTTAAAGGGATGATATCTGAGCAATGGAAAGAAATGGGATGGCAAGGTCCTAATCCATCCACCGACTTTAG GGGTTGCGGGTTTATTTCCCTTGAAAACTTGCTGTATTTTTCCAGGACGTTTCCG GCATCTTTTCGTAGGTTATTACTAAAGGAAGATGGTAATCGAGCAACTTGGGAATATCCGTTTGCTGTTGCTGGCATAAATGTATCATTTATGTTGATTCAAATGTTGGATTTAAACTCAG AAAAACCAAGGTGTCTTCCAGGACTAAATTTTTTGAGACTATTAGGAG AGAACGAAGAAGCATTTGATGTGCTATACTGCGTAGCTTTCGAATTGATGGATGCTCAGTGGCTTGCTATGCATGCTTCCTATATGGAGTTCAAT GAGGTTTTGCAAGTAACCAGAACGCAGCTGGAAAGGGAGCTATCTTTGGAGGATGTTCACAGAATACAAGACCTACCAGCTTATAATCTGTTGCATCAGTAG
- the LOC120087851 gene encoding ELMO domain-containing protein A isoform X1 — protein MRFRRRRQCFPSCSSLHEVDEDDIYWRRRRGDEELEWSHSSTHVILQLAQCFTNAMVGPRSWIVGLFNRSGNKKNDKFFQYPLSPLQEERLQRLQDRMHIPFDETCIDHQEALRALWDAAYPDIELKGMISEQWKEMGWQGPNPSTDFRGCGFISLENLLYFSRTFPASFRRLLLKEDGNRATWEYPFAVAGINVSFMLIQMLDLNSEKPRCLPGLNFLRLLGENEEAFDVLYCVAFELMDAQWLAMHASYMEFNEVLQVTRTQLERELSLEDVHRIQDLPAYNLLHQ, from the exons GTTGATGAAGATGATATATATTGGAGACGTAGAAGGGGTGATGAAGAGTTAGAATGGTCACATAGTTCCACCCATGTAATTTTACAGCTAGCTCAATGTTTTA CTAATGCTATGGTTGGACCACGATCATGGATCGTAGGACTCTTCAATCGCTCAGGCAACAAAAAGAATGATAAGTTTTTTCAATATCCTTTGAGTCCTCTCCAG GAGGAAAGGCTTCAGAGGCTGCAAGACCGTATGCATATACCTTTCGATGAGACATGCATTGATCATCAA GAAGCTCTGAGAGCATTGTGGGATGCTGCTTATCCAGATATTGAGCTTAAAGGGATGATATCTGAGCAATGGAAAGAAATGGGATGGCAAGGTCCTAATCCATCCACCGACTTTAG GGGTTGCGGGTTTATTTCCCTTGAAAACTTGCTGTATTTTTCCAGGACGTTTCCG GCATCTTTTCGTAGGTTATTACTAAAGGAAGATGGTAATCGAGCAACTTGGGAATATCCGTTTGCTGTTGCTGGCATAAATGTATCATTTATGTTGATTCAAATGTTGGATTTAAACTCAG AAAAACCAAGGTGTCTTCCAGGACTAAATTTTTTGAGACTATTAGGAG AGAACGAAGAAGCATTTGATGTGCTATACTGCGTAGCTTTCGAATTGATGGATGCTCAGTGGCTTGCTATGCATGCTTCCTATATGGAGTTCAAT GAGGTTTTGCAAGTAACCAGAACGCAGCTGGAAAGGGAGCTATCTTTGGAGGATGTTCACAGAATACAAGACCTACCAGCTTATAATCTGTTGCATCAGTAG
- the LOC120087851 gene encoding ELMO domain-containing protein A isoform X3, translated as MVGPRSWIVGLFNRSGNKKNDKFFQYPLSPLQEERLQRLQDRMHIPFDETCIDHQEALRALWDAAYPDIELKGMISEQWKEMGWQGPNPSTDFRGCGFISLENLLYFSRTFPASFRRLLLKEDGNRATWEYPFAVAGINVSFMLIQMLDLNSEKPRCLPGLNFLRLLGENEEAFDVLYCVAFELMDAQWLAMHASYMEFNEVLQVTRTQLERELSLEDVHRIQDLPAYNLLHQ; from the exons ATGGTTGGACCACGATCATGGATCGTAGGACTCTTCAATCGCTCAGGCAACAAAAAGAATGATAAGTTTTTTCAATATCCTTTGAGTCCTCTCCAG GAGGAAAGGCTTCAGAGGCTGCAAGACCGTATGCATATACCTTTCGATGAGACATGCATTGATCATCAA GAAGCTCTGAGAGCATTGTGGGATGCTGCTTATCCAGATATTGAGCTTAAAGGGATGATATCTGAGCAATGGAAAGAAATGGGATGGCAAGGTCCTAATCCATCCACCGACTTTAG GGGTTGCGGGTTTATTTCCCTTGAAAACTTGCTGTATTTTTCCAGGACGTTTCCG GCATCTTTTCGTAGGTTATTACTAAAGGAAGATGGTAATCGAGCAACTTGGGAATATCCGTTTGCTGTTGCTGGCATAAATGTATCATTTATGTTGATTCAAATGTTGGATTTAAACTCAG AAAAACCAAGGTGTCTTCCAGGACTAAATTTTTTGAGACTATTAGGAG AGAACGAAGAAGCATTTGATGTGCTATACTGCGTAGCTTTCGAATTGATGGATGCTCAGTGGCTTGCTATGCATGCTTCCTATATGGAGTTCAAT GAGGTTTTGCAAGTAACCAGAACGCAGCTGGAAAGGGAGCTATCTTTGGAGGATGTTCACAGAATACAAGACCTACCAGCTTATAATCTGTTGCATCAGTAG
- the LOC120087851 gene encoding ELMO domain-containing protein A isoform X4, translating to MRFRRRRQCFPSCSSLHEEERLQRLQDRMHIPFDETCIDHQEALRALWDAAYPDIELKGMISEQWKEMGWQGPNPSTDFRGCGFISLENLLYFSRTFPASFRRLLLKEDGNRATWEYPFAVAGINVSFMLIQMLDLNSEKPRCLPGLNFLRLLGENEEAFDVLYCVAFELMDAQWLAMHASYMEFNEVLQVTRTQLERELSLEDVHRIQDLPAYNLLHQ from the exons GAGGAAAGGCTTCAGAGGCTGCAAGACCGTATGCATATACCTTTCGATGAGACATGCATTGATCATCAA GAAGCTCTGAGAGCATTGTGGGATGCTGCTTATCCAGATATTGAGCTTAAAGGGATGATATCTGAGCAATGGAAAGAAATGGGATGGCAAGGTCCTAATCCATCCACCGACTTTAG GGGTTGCGGGTTTATTTCCCTTGAAAACTTGCTGTATTTTTCCAGGACGTTTCCG GCATCTTTTCGTAGGTTATTACTAAAGGAAGATGGTAATCGAGCAACTTGGGAATATCCGTTTGCTGTTGCTGGCATAAATGTATCATTTATGTTGATTCAAATGTTGGATTTAAACTCAG AAAAACCAAGGTGTCTTCCAGGACTAAATTTTTTGAGACTATTAGGAG AGAACGAAGAAGCATTTGATGTGCTATACTGCGTAGCTTTCGAATTGATGGATGCTCAGTGGCTTGCTATGCATGCTTCCTATATGGAGTTCAAT GAGGTTTTGCAAGTAACCAGAACGCAGCTGGAAAGGGAGCTATCTTTGGAGGATGTTCACAGAATACAAGACCTACCAGCTTATAATCTGTTGCATCAGTAG